The proteins below are encoded in one region of Aspergillus nidulans FGSC A4 chromosome III:
- a CDS encoding translation termination factor snpA (transcript_id=CADANIAT00006198): MSTVQQANEAEKNIEIWKIKKLIKRLEAARGNGTSMISLIIPPKDQVSRAAKMLAEEFGTASNIKSRVNRLSVLSAITSTQQRLKLYNKVPPNGLVVYCGEIITSEGKERKINIDFEPFKPINTSLYLCDNKFHTEALSELLESDQKFGFIIMDGNGALFGTLSGNTREILQKLSVDLPKKHGRGGQSALRFARLREEKRHNYVRKIAELAVQNFITNDKVNVAGIILAGSADFKNDLNQSDMFDQRLQAKVIKVVDVSYGGENGFNQAIELSAETLSNVKFVQEKKLIGKYFEEISQDTGKVCYGVEDTLKALELGACETLIVYENLDVTRWVLKNSEGNEVVVHTTKAQEENKEFFLDKDTGAEMEVVDQSSFLEWLAENYKDFGATLEFVSDKSSEGNQFVKGFGGIGAILRYKVNFEQLADYSDEDEFYDD; this comes from the exons ATGAGCACGGTCCAGCAGGCGaatgaagcagagaagaatatCGAGATatggaagatcaagaagcttaTCAAGCGGCTTGAGGCTGCCCGAGGAAATGGAACATCCATGATCTCGCTTATCATCC CCCCCAAGGATCAAGTATCCAGAGCAGCGAAGATGTTGGCTGAAGAATTT GGCACTGCCTCCAACATTAAATCCCGCGTCAACCGTCTCTCTGTACTTTCCGCCATCACGTCTACCCAGCAACGTCTCAAACTTTACAACAAAGTCCCCCCCAATGGTCTCGTTGTATACTGTGGTGAAATTATCACTTCAGAGGGAAAGGAGCGTAAAATTAACATCGACTTCGAGCCCTTCAAGCCAATCAACACGTCCCTATATCTTTGTGACAACAAGTTTCACACCGAAGCCTTGAGCGAATTGCTTGAGTCGGACCAGAAGTTCGGCTTTATCATCATGGATGGTAATGGTGCGCTCTTTGGTACTTTGAGTGGCAATACTAGAGAAATTCTCCAAAAGCTTAGCGTCGATCTACCCAAGAAACACGGCCGTGGTGGTCAGTCCGCCCTTCGTTTTGCACGTCTACGAGAGGAGAAGCGTCATAACTACGTGCGAAAGATTGCTGAGTTGGCTGTGCAAAATTTTATCACCAATGACAAAGTCAATGTCGCCGGTATAATTCTTGCTGGTTCTGCCGATTTTAAAAACGATTTGAACCAGTCAGACATGTTTGACCAGCGTCTGCAAGCGAAGGTCATCAAGGTCGTTGATGTGTCTTATGGCGGCGAGAACGGTTTCAATCAGGCAATTGAACTTTCTGCCGAGACTCTAAGCAACGTCAAATTCGTTCAGGAGAAAAAGCTTATTGGAAAGTATTTCGAAGAAATCAGCCAAGACACAGGGAAAGTTTGTTACGGTGTTGAGGATACCCTAAAGGCGCTGGAATTGGGAGCGTGTGAAACGCTGATAGTTTATGAGAACTTGGATGTTACTAGATGGGTTCTTAAGAACTCGGAAGGCAACGAAGTCGTCGTCCATACCACCAAAGCCCAGGAGGAAAATAAGGAGTTcttcttggacaaggataCTGGCGCCGAAATGGAGGTTGTGGACCAAAGCTCCTTCCTCGAATGGCTTGCGGAAAATTACAAGGACTTTGGAGCGACTCTAGAGTTTGTTTCGGACAAGTCGAGTGAAGGAAACCAGTTTGTCAAGGGGTTTGGTGGTATTGGAGCAATCCTCCGATACAAGGTCAATTTTGAGCAACTTGCCGATTAcagtgacgaggatgaatTCTACGATG ATTGA
- a CDS encoding prephenate dehydratase PHA2 (transcript_id=CADANIAT00006199): MAPFKVTFLGPAASFSHQAAVETFGRSSELIPCLSFADAIAAVQRRDADYAIVPFENSTNGSVVQTLDLLVDRNGSYNDVKVCGEYYLTVHHCLLARKGFISAARRNYSSITKIYTHPQAWGQCEIFLAKYFKGVERQDVSSTSKASETVLKTTSEVNAAIASRFAGEYYGLDILEENIEDTANNTTRFLVLRNVYSTTTIQFQPELARELSKSPAVLETKKALFSFMVRQDTLGTLADALLIFKDRGLNLTSINTRPSHIQAWKYVFLVESETDQNQEVPDIMDSLRKVTENCKHLGTWANKLVST, encoded by the exons ATGGCGCCTTTCAAAGTAACGTTCTTGGGCCCCGCGGCATCGTTTTCGCACCAG GCTGCCGTTGAGACATTCGGACGCTCTTCTGAGCTTATACCCTGTCTATCATTTGCTGATGCTATCGCTGCCGTCCAAAGGAGAGACGCTGACTACGCCATTGTTCCATTCGAGAATTCAACAAATGGTTCGGTTGTACAAACATTGGATCTCCTTGTGGATCGCAATGGAAGTTATAATGATGTAAAGGTGTGCGGCGAATATTATCTTACAGTACACCACTGCCTCCTAGCTCGAAAGGGTTTCATTTCGGCAGCACGACGAAACTACAGCTCCATCACCAAGATATACACGCATCCGCAGGCATGGGGTCAATGCGAGATATTTCTAGCGAAATACTTCAAAGGCGTGGAACGGCAGGATGTGTCGTCCACCTCGAAAGCAAGCGAGACAGTCTTGAAAACAACCTCTGAGGTCAACGCCGCCATAGCTAGTCGCTTCGCCGGGGAATATTACGGCTTAGATATATTGGAGGAAAACATCGAGGACACGGCTAATAATACCACACGCTTtctggtgttgaggaacgTCTACTCAACGACTACAATTCAGTTCCAGCCTGAATTAGCCCGAGAATTATCAAAATCTCCAGCTGTTTTAGAAACGAAGAAGGCGTTGTTCTCCTTCATGGTCCGCCAAGACACCCTTGGGACCCTGGCAGATGCCCTGCTGATTTTCAAGGACCGTGGATTGAATCTTACGAGTATAAACACCCGACCAAGTCATATACAAGCCTGGAAATATGTCTTTTTGGTGGAAAGCGAGACGGATCAAAATCAAGAAGTTCCTGATATCATGGATAGTCTGAGGAAAGTCACGGAAAATTGCAAACACCTGGGAACATGGGCCAACAAACTTGTGTCGACATGA
- a CDS encoding uncharacterized protein (transcript_id=CADANIAT00006200) has translation MAGSMIRYNEIAARYTSKLGMKKATSHFRRSRYWLRNACARRSYTSFPERLHHELTCRQLPLFFDYLQPQPSHLLDLTLKDLFPKLDVFPHSQTLPTIARPSYLPPAHHLVYFPPQVTLSQLLADGTDILHAPGPPFNRRLWAGGRVRLAVNNKLSLNGGRAVCIEGIRDVIVKGRPGDEKIIVKIERQIGTVQENETEKEIRNRIWSDGEDMKADASIVENRDLVFMRDKTVNQLDEDKAKFSQAPRTIKSPADPIFRYQMKPTRALLFRFSALTFNAHSIHLDRRYTSDVEGYRDLLVHGPLTLTLLLTALRHYLHGRGFSVSDITYKNHAPLYVEEDIAICGKPKSTGDGSWDVWIEGKDGGTSVRGTARVGSVGE, from the exons ATGGCGGGGAGCATGATCCGGTATAACGAGATTGCTGCCAGATACACCTCAAAGCTCGGCATGAAGAAGGCTACGTCACACTTTCGAAGATCAAGATATTGGCTGCGAAATGCCTGTGCCAGACGGAGTTACACTTCGTTTCCAGAGCGCCTGCACCATGAATTGACATGCCGTCAACTCCCATTGTTTTTTGATTACCTCCAACCTCAACCGTCGCATCTGTTGGACCTGACCTTAAAAGACTTGTTTCCCAAGCTTGATGTTTTTCCTCATTCGCAAACTCTTCCAACAATCGCCCGCCCCTCCTACTTGCCTCCGGCGCACCATTTAGTCTATTTCCCTCCACAAGTTACCCTCTCCCAGCTTCTCGCCGATGGAACCGACATTCTGCATGCTCCTGGGCCACCCTTCAATAGGCGCCTATGGGCTGGCGGTAGAGTTAGGCTCGCAGTCAACAATAAGCTATCGCTCAACGGGGGTCGTGCCGTATGTATTGAAGGTATCCGTGATGTCATCGTTAAAGGGCGACCTGGGGACGAGAAAATAATAGTCAAGATCGAGAGACAAATAGGCACTGTGCAGGAAAATGAGACCGAAAAAGAGATCAGGAACCGAATATGGAGTGATGGTGAAGACATGAAAGCGGACGCATCAATCGTCGAGAACAGGGATTTGGTATTCATGCGAGACAAGACTGTCAATCAGCTGGACGAAGACAAGGCGAAGTTCTCTCAAGCCCCCAGGACTATTAAAT CTCCCGCGGACCCGATATTCCGCTATCAGATGAAGCCAACCAGAGCCTTGCTCTTTCGTTTTTCGGCACTCACTTTCAATGCTCACTCGATCCATCTCGACAGAAGATACACTAGCGATGTCGAAGGCTATCGAGACCTTCTTGTTCATGGTCCTCTGACGTTAACACTGCTTCTTACAGCCCTTCGGCATTATCTGCATGGAAGAGGTTTTTCTGTCAGCGATATTACCTACAAGAATCATGCTCCGCTCTACGTTGAAGAGGACATAGCGATATGTGGGAAACCAAAGTCTACTGGAGACGGCTCTTGGGATGTATGGATTGAGGGGAAAGATGGGGGTACGTCTGTGAGGGGCACTGCTCGCGTAGGCAGCGTTGGAGAATGA
- a CDS encoding uncharacterized protein (transcript_id=CADANIAT00006201), producing the protein MDKPLKPRHAMRLKALAAATARHPIQVRRQYLSLKHIHSPTLPTRAVPLTDVPPSFPSIHTSQEPSPVDFGFPHIAMSSST; encoded by the coding sequence ATGGACAAACCTCTCAAACCTCGACATGCCATGCGACTGAAAGCACTTGCAGCAGCTACCGCAAGGCACCCAATTCAAGTACGGCGGCAGTACCTGAGTCTCAAGCATATTCATTCTCCAACGCTGCCTACGCGAGCAGTGCCCCTCACAGACGTACCCCCATCTTTCCCCTCAATCCATACATCCCAAGAGCCGTCTCCAGTAGACTTTGGTTTCCCACATATCGCTATGTCCTCTTCAACGTAG
- the cbf5 gene encoding pseudouridine synthase swoC (transcript_id=CADANIAT00006202): MAKEVDYTIKPEATASNINTEDWPLLLKNYDKLMVRTGHFTPIPAGSSPLKRDLKSYINSGVINLDKPSNPSSHEVVAWMKRILRAEKTGHSGTLDPKVTGCLIVCIDRATRLVKSQQGAGKEYVCVIRLHDKIPGGEAQFKRALETLTGALFQRPPLISAVKRQLRIRTIHESKLYEFDNERHLGVFWVSCEAGTYIRTLCVHLGLLLGVGAHMQELRRVRSGAMSENEGMVTLHDVLDAQWLYDNQRDESYLRKVIKPLESLLTTYKRIVVKDSAVNAVCYGAKLMIPGLLRFEAGIELGEEVVLMTTKGEAIAIGIAQMSTVELSTCDHGVVAKVKRCIMERDLYPRRWGLGPVALEKKKLKSSGKLDKYGRANEATPAKWKSEYKDYSAPDGDSSQQAVDVVAKEEASPKEEPSLEANESKMDIDDAQDDEDKKKRKRHEGETPEERAERKRKKKEKKEKKERRKSKQEKDDSDDSD, translated from the exons ATGGCCAAGGAAGTGGACTACACGATCAAGCCGGAGGCTACGGCCTCCAATATTAACACAGAAGACTGGCCGCTTCTGCTCAAAAACTACGACAAGC TGATGGTCAGGACTGGTCATTTCACGCCCATTCCTGCTGGTTCCTCTCCCCTCAAGCGAGACCTCAAGTCGTACATTAATTCTGGAGTGATCAACCTCGACAAACCCTCGAACCCTTCTAGTCACGAGGTTGTTGcctggatgaagagaatTCTCAG GGCAGAAAAGACTGGTCATAGCGGTACTCTTGATCCCAAAGTTACCGGTTGCCTGATCGTTTGCATTGATCGTGCTACTCGTTTGGTCAAGTCTCAACAAGGTGCCGGAAAGGAGTACGTCTGTGTTATCCGTCTCCATGATAAAATACCCGGTGGTGAAGCTCAATTCAAGCGGGCTCTCGAAACTCTCACAGGTGCTCTTTTCCAACGTCCACCCCTGATTTCAGCGGTCAAGCGTCAGCTTCGTATCCGAACAATTCATGAGAGCAAACTTTATGAGTTCGACAATGAGCGGCACCTTGGTGTGTTCTGGGTCAGCTGTGAAGCTGGTACATATATCCGTACACTCTGTGTCCACCTCGGTCTTCTTCTCGGTGTTGGCGCACACATGCAGGAACTGAGACGTGTGCGAAGTGGAGCTATGAGTGAAAACGAGGGTATGGTTACGCTGCATGACGTTCTCGATGCGCAGTGGCTATATGACAATCAGCGGGATGAGAGCTATCTGCGCAAGGTTATTAAGCCCTTGGAGTCTCTGCTCACAACCTACAAACGTATCGTGGTCAAGGACAGCGCCGTCAATGCTGTCTGCTACGGTGCCAAGCTCATGattcctggtcttcttcgcttcg AGGCTGGTATCGAGCTTGGTGAAGAAGTCGTGCTCATGACCACCAAGGGTGAAGCTATCGCAATTGGTATCGCTCAGATGTCTACCGTGGAACTTTCCACTTGTGACCACGGTGTTGTTGCCAAAGTCAAGCGCTGTATTATGGAGCGCGATTTGTACCCTCGCCGGTGGGGACTGGGCCCCGTGGcgctggaaaagaagaagctcaaatcCTCTGGAAAGCTCGAC AAATACGGACGAGCCAACGAAGCCACCCCAGCCAAATGGAAGTCCGAATACAAGGACTACAGCGCACCGGATGGAGACTCATCGCAGCAAGCAGTCGATGTGGTTGCAAAGGAAGAGGCCTCACCTAAAGAAGAGCCCTCTCTAGAGGCAAATGAATCTAAGATGGACATTGACGACGCccaggatgacgaagacaagaagaagcgcaagcgacATGAAGGCGAGACTCCTGAAGAGCGTGCTGAGCGtaagcgcaagaagaaggagaagaaggagaagaaggagcgaAGGAAGTccaagcaggagaaggacgACAGCGATGATAGTGATTAG
- a CDS encoding glucose-induced degradation complex subunit FYV10 (transcript_id=CADANIAT00006203), producing MSGNQTPEQTLATLDVMISRMQGLKRKMENLQQEEKKIHHQSRKRIQHLNQLYQIPSLTDVKYDQWSRVRLDRLVIDHMLRSGYSESAQRLARAKNIEELVDLNVFVQCQRIAESLRNGETKDALQWCNENKAALKKSQYNLEFELRLQQYIEMIRTRDRAKFVDAMVHARRYLAPYDETQSAEIRRAAGLLAFPPNTRAEPYKSMYASERWVYLSELFIRTHHELLSLPSRPLMHIALSAGLSALKTPACHSAYTSSSSNSHSTATSVCPICSTELNELARNLPYANHTKSSVENDPVVLPNGRVYGLHRLLDMSKKLSSLEAGKVRDPTTGEIFNESELKKVYIM from the exons ATGTCTGGCAATCAAACGCCCGAGCAAACACTCGCCACACTTGACGTTATGATATCTCGCATGCAGGGCCTGAAACGGAAGATGGAAAATTTacagcaagaagagaagaaaattcACCACCAGTCGAGGAAGCGCATACAGCATCTAAATCAACTCTATCAAATCCCTAGCTTGACTGACGTCAAGTATGATCAGTGGTCAAGAGTTCGACTGGACAGGCTCGTGATTGACCATATGCTGCGATCTGGATACTCGGAGAGTGCCCAGCGGCTTGCCAGAGCAAAGAACATAGAGGAGCTTGTGGATCTTAACGTCTTTGTACAGTGTCAGCGGATCGCCGAGAGTCTCCGCAATGGTGAAACTAAGGATGCTCTACAGTGGTGTAACGAGAATAAAGCTGCCTTAAAGAAGAGTCAA TACAATTTGGAGTTCGAGTTACGACTGCAACAGTACATTGAGATGATCAGAACGAGGGACAGGGCGAAATTCGTGGATGCAATGGTGCATGCAAGAAGGTACCTGGCACCGTATGACGAAACTCAATCAGCGGAGATTCGTCGAGCTGCCGGCCTTCTTGCCTTTCCCCCGAACACAAGAGCCGAACCCTACAAG TCAATGTATGCCTCCGAACGGTGGGTGTACCTCTCTGAACTATTTATTCGCACGCATCATGAGCTCCTCTCATTGCCTTCTCGGCCATTGATGCATATTGCGTTATCAGCCGGCCTATCTGCCCTAAAGACCCCTGCGTGTCATTCAGCTTACACCTCTTCGAGCTCAAACTCTCATTCGACCGCCACATCTGTATGTCCTATATGCTCAACGGAGTTGAATGAGCTTGCTCGAAATCTGCCGTACGCCAATCATACGAAGAGTTCCGTGGAAAACGACCCAGTAGTCTTGCCTAATGGCAGGGTATACGGTTTACATCGTTTGTTAGACATGAGCAAGAAGCTCAGCTCCCTCGAGGCAGGCAAAGTCAGAGATCCCACAACCGGTGAGATCTTCAATGAGAGCGAATTGAAGAAGGTGTACATAATGTAA
- a CDS encoding 25S rRNA (uracil2634-N3)-methyltransferase (transcript_id=CADANIAT00006204), with translation MARLKRARALHQHQNAHSGPNTSHGTGRKHRKMSSFAKLSTKNNYKNSVTKENNEKNIAPPRKNEKHQQKQHTRPIVPFRRKDRILLVGEGDFSFAHSLATYHRCKHLLATCYDSQETLFAKYPQAEKKIAEIISLKTKNQLKSGRKDNDAANPQSLIGPKVLFSVDAKKLGSATGGARDVRTGFSRQERKEPVWKKHDGNKRSTRSAKATEDTASNKGKGTGKEKGGPWDMICFNFPHVGGLSTDVNRQVRANQELLVAFFKACVPLLAERPEELGDDAEVDDDWEFETDVEDESEESDGDYDEENGIVKAKDERRTEPGQVLVTLFEGEPYTLWNIRDLARHAGLRVVTSFKFPWACYRGYSHARTLGEIEGKDGARGGWRGEDREARMYVFEVKTDDHPQLGATGKRKKRSTDMDESDSD, from the exons ATGGCGAGATTGAAAAGAGCTCGAGCCCTGCATCAACACCAGAATGCGCACTCCGGTCCGAATACGAGCCATGGCACGGGCAGGAAGCATCGCAAGATGAGCTCCTTTGCTAAGCTCTCGACGAAGAACAACTACAAAAACAGTGTGACCAAGGAGAATAATGAAAAGAATATTGCGCCGCCGCGGAAGAATGAAAAGCACCAACAGAAGCAACACACAAGGCCAATTGTGCCGTTTCGCAGAAAGGATCGTATTCTATTAGTTGGAGAGG GCGACTTCTCCTTCGCGCACTCCCTAGCCACGTACCACCGCTGCAAACACCTACTAGCAACATGCTATGACTCCCAAGAAACACTCTTCGCTAAATACCCACaagcggagaagaaaattGCCGAGATCATTAGCTTAAAGACTAAGAACCAGCTGAAATCGGGAAGGAAGGACAATGATGCCGCCAATCCTCAGAGTTTAATAGGCCCAAAAGTGCTGTTCTCCGTCGATGCTAAGAAACTTGGTTCTGCGACGGGAGGCGCGAGGGACGTCCGAACTGGGTTTTCGAGGCAAGAGCGGAAGGAACCTGTCTGGAAGAAACACGATGGGAATAAGAGAAGTACTAGGTCTGCGAAAGCTACTGAAGATACCGCGAGCAATAAGGGCAAGGGTACGGGCAAGGAAAAGGGTGGGCCGTGGGACATGATCTGTTTCAATTTCCCGCATGTAGGTGGCCTTTCGACAGATGTGAATCGGCAAGTTAGGGCGAATCAGGAGCTACTTGTTGCATTCTTCAAGGCGTGTGTTCCGTTACTGGCAGAGCGGCCTGAGGagctcggcgatgatgctgaggtGGATGACGATTGGGAGTTCGAGACAGATGTGGAAGATGAATCTGAGGAAAGTGATGGCGATTATGATGAAGAGAACGGCATTGTCAAGGCGAAAGACGAGCGTAGGACGGAGCCCGGCCAGGTATTAGTTACGTTGTTTGAAGGGGAACCTTACACACTATGGAATATTAGGGACCTCGCACGACACGCTGGATTAAGGGTCGTGACGAGCTTCAAATTCCCCTGGGCGTGCTACCGCGGCTACTCGCATGCGCGGACGCTTGGGGAGATTGAAGGGAAAGATGGTGCAAGAGGGGGATGGCGAGGTGAGGATAGAGAGGCGAGGATGTACGTGTTTGAGGTCAAGACGGATGATCACCCCCAACTCGGAGCCAccggaaagaggaagaagaggtcAACAGATATGGATGAATCAGATAGTGATTAA
- the gmtA gene encoding GDP-mannose transporter gmtA (transcript_id=CADANIAT00006205) — protein MTDNRKPEDYTIEMDKLGQNKNYQAPPPPPQPRSSTASSISNNAALSVLAYCGSSILMTVMNKYVLSSDFNLNFFLLCVQSLVCIIAIQLCKACGLITYRDFNLDEARKWFPITLLLIGMIYTGSKALQFLSIPVYTIFKNLTIILIAYGEVLWFGGSVTNLTLFSFGLMVFSSIIAAWADIKHAIESSGDATSKVSTLNAGYIWMLINCLCTSSYVLGMRKRIKLTNFKDFDTMFYNNLLSIPVLIVCSGILEDWSPANVARNFPSADRNGIMFAMILSGLSTVFISYTSAWCVRVTSSTTYSMVGALNKLPIALSGLIFFDAPVTFPSVSAIMVGFVSGIVYAVAKIKQNAKPKVGILPTTNPVSASSQSMRDSLRS, from the exons ATGACGGACAACAGGAAGCCTGAAGACTACACCATAGAGATGGACAAGTTGGGTCAAAATAAGAATTATCAagcgcctccgcctccgccacAACCCAGAAGTTCTACCGCGAGCTCAATTTCCAACAATGCtgctctttctgttctgGCATACTGCGGTTCGTCCATTTTGATGACCGTTATGAACAAATATGTCCTATCTTCGgacttcaacctcaacttcttcctcctttgTGTGCAG TCTCTCGTGTGTATCATTGCAATCCAATTGTGCAAGGCATGTGGGCTTATCACATACCGCGATTTCAATTTGGATGAGGCTCGGAAGT GGTTTCCCATCACGCTCCTACTCATCGGCATGATCTATACCGGTTCAAAGGCATTGCAATTTCTCTCTATCCCTGTCTACACGATCTTCAAAAACCTgaccatcatcctcatcgcctATGGCGAGGTTCTGTGGTTTGGTGGCTCTGTGACGAATCTCACTCTCTTCTCGTTCGGCCTTATGGTTTTCAGCTCTATCATCGCTGCTTGGGCCGATATCAAGCATGCTATTGAAAGCAGTGGCGATGCGACATCAAAGGTTTCCACATTAAATGCTGGATACATCTGGATGTTGATAAACTGCCTCTGCACGTCATCTTACGTTCTCGGAATGCGCAAACGAATCAAGCTGACCAACTTCAAGGATTTTGATA CCATGTTCTACAACAATCTTCTCTCAATTCCCGTTCTGATCGTCTGTTCCGGCATCTTGGAAGACTGGTCCCCTGCGAATGTCGCCCGTAACTTCCCGTCTGCTGACCGCAACGGCATCATGTTTGCGATGATTCTGTCTGGACTGTCCACGGTTTTTATCTCATATACCTCCGCCTGGTGTGTTCGCGTCACATCGTCGACCACTTATTCCATGGTTGGCGCTCTCAACAAGCTTCCTATCGCACTTTCTGGCCTAATTTTCTTCGACGCTCCTGTCACGTTTCCTAGCGTTTCGGCCATCATGGTTGGGTTTGTAAGTGGTATCGTGTACGCCGTtgccaagatcaagcagaACGCAAAGCCAAAGGTCGGGATTCTGCCTACCACTAATCCGGTCAGCGCCAGCAGCCAGAGTATGAGGGATTCGCTGCGCTCGTGA
- a CDS encoding Phosducin-like family protein phnC (transcript_id=CADANIAT00006206) → MPQETPPPIQQETDKHDLSDDDDALFKALEEEDNTGYRAHRLEQLSAEFATAQKSSSQKTTLVEDSLYPTLKGDQVLLDYTTQTQRCVIHFAHPEFVRCATMDNHIRALAARHQDVRFARVDVRETPFVVEKLKIRILPCVIGFLDGVAVERVLGFEGLGPGGTAGLEGFNTASLEKRLLGKGILSQARFSADDEEESDRDSDEDNDARQGRRGIRTGITRAYKDDDDSDWD, encoded by the coding sequence ATGCCTCAAGAAACCCCGCCACCCATCCAACAAGAAACAGACAAGCACGATCTctccgacgacgacgacgcccTTTTCAAAGCtctagaggaagaagacaacaCCGGTTACCGCGCCCACCGCCTTGAACAATTAAGCGCAGAATTTGCAACGGCGCAGAAATCTAGCAGTCAAAAGACCACCCTCGTTGAAGACTCGCTCTACCCAACTCTGAAAGGCGATCAAGTGCTTCTAGACTACACAACTCAGACGCAACGATGCGTAATTCACTTCGCGCATCCAGAATTTGTGCGCTGCGCCACCATGGATAACCATATCCGGGCACTTGCGGCGCGACATCAGGATGTTCGGTTCGCAAGGGTTGACGTGCGCGAAACGCCCTTTGTCGTCGAGAAGTTGAAAATCAGAATCCTCCCCTGCGTAATTGGGTTTTTGGATGGAGTGGCCGTGGAGAGAGTTCTTGGCTTCGAAGGTTTGGGACCAGGGGGAACTGCTGGACTGGAAGGATTTAATACCGCTAgtctggagaagaggttgCTAGGAAAGGGTATTCTGTCCCAGGCGAGATTCAgcgccgatgacgaggaggaatcAGATAGGGACAGTGATGAGGACAACGATGCAAGGCAGGGCAGACGCGGTATTCGGACTGGGATTACGCGAGCCTacaaggacgacgatgacagcGACTGGGACTGA